A single Glycine soja cultivar W05 chromosome 14, ASM419377v2, whole genome shotgun sequence DNA region contains:
- the LOC114384870 gene encoding synaptotagmin-2-like, producing MGILSTIASFFGFGMGTSIGLVIGYYLFIYFQSTDVKDPVIQPLIEQDAKTLQLLLPEIPTWIKNPDYDRLDWLNKFIEYMWPYLDKAICKTAKSIAKPIIAEQIPKYKIDSVEFEELNLGSLPPTFQGMKVYVTDEKELIMEPSVKWAGNPNIIVAVKAFGLRATVQVVDLQVFAAPRITLKPLVPSFPCFANIYVSLMEKPHVDFGLKLLGADAMSIPGLYRIVQEIIKDQVAKMYLWPKALEVQIMDPTKAMKVPVGILHVKVVRAEKLKKKDLLGASDPYVKLKLTEEKLPSKKTTVKYKNLNPEWNEEFNIVVKDPESQVLELTVYDWEQIGKHDKMGMNVIPLKEITPDEPKAVTLNLLKTMDPNDPENAKSRGQLTVEVLYKPFKEDELPQSAEDSNAIEKAPEGTPASGGLLVIIVHEAEDVEGKHHTNPYVRLLFKGEERKTKHVKKNRDPRWGESFQFMLEEPPTNERLYVEVQSASSKLGLLHPKESLGYVDIKLSDVVTNKRINEKYHLIDSRNGRIQIELQWRTP from the exons ATGGGAATTTTGAGCACTATAGCAAGCTTTTTTGGATTTGGAATGGGAACTTCAATTGGGCTAGTCATTGGATACTATTTGTTCATATACTTCCAGTCAACAGATGTTAAG GATCCAGTAATTCAACCTTTGATTGAGCAAGATGCTAAAACATTACAACTGTTGCTTCCAGAGATACCCACTTGGATTAAAAACCCAGACTATGACCGT CTTGACTGGCTTAATAAATTTATCGAGTATATGTGGCCTTATCTGGACAAG GCAATTTGCAAGACTGCAAAGAGTATAGCAAAGCCCATTATTGCTGAGCAAATTCCGAAGTACAAAATAGATTCAGTTGAATTTGAAGAACTTAACTTGGGTTCTCTGCCACCAACTTTTCAAG GAATGAAAGTCTATGTGACTGACGAAAAGGAGTTGATTATGGAACCATCAGTGAAGTGGGCTGGGAATCCTAACATTATAGTTGCAGTTAAAGCATTTGGGCTTCGAGCCACAGTCCAG GTTGTTGATTTGCAAGTATTTGCTGCTCCACGTATAACTCTGAAGCCTTTGGTTCCAAGTTTTCCATGCTTTGCCAATATTTACGTGTCTCTCATGGAGAAG CCACATGTTGATTTTGGACTAAAACTGCTTGGAGCTGATGCAATGTCTATTCCTGGTCTTTATAGGATTGTCCAG GAAATCATTAAAGACCAAGTTGCAAAAATGTATCTGTGGCCCAAGGCCTTAGAGGTTCAAATAATGGATCCAACAAA AGCCATGAAAGTGCCAGTTGGAATCCTTCATGTGAAAGTTGTAAGGGCAGAGAAGCTTAAAAAGAAAGATCTACTGGGGGCATCAGACCCTTATGTGAAACTCAAACTCACAGAAGAGAAACTTCCTTCAAAGAAAACAACTGTGAAATACAAGAATTTGAATCCAGAATGGAATGAGGAATTTAATATAGTCGTCAAAGATCCAGAATCTCAAGTCTTAGAGCTTACTGTTTATGACTGGGAGCAG ATTGGCAAGCATGACAAGATGGGTATGAATGTCATTCCATTGAAAGAGATTACACCTGATGAACCAAAAGCGGTGACTCTTAATTTACTCAAGACCATGGACCCTAATGATCCTGAGAATGCGAAGTCACGTGGGCAGCTAACTGTTGAAGTTCTGTACAAACCTTTTAAGGAGGATGAGTTACCTCAGAGTGCAGAGGATTCCAATGCAATAGAAAAGGCTCCTGAAGGAACACCTGCTAGTGGTGGTCTGCTTGTAATTATTGTTCATGAAGCTGAAGATGTGGAAGGAAAACACCACACAAATCCATATGTGCGACTGCTATTTAAGGGAGAGGAGAGAAAAACCAAG CATGTCAAGAAAAATAGAGATCCAAGATGGGGTGAGTCGTTTCAATTTATGCTTGAGGAACCCCCCACCAATGAGAGACTATATGTTGAAGTGCAAAGTGCTTCCTCAAAGCTAGGCCTGCTCCATCCTAAG GAAAGTCTGGGTTATGTGGATATAAAATTGTCTGATGTTGTTACCAACAAAAGAATCAACGAGAAATATCATCTCATTGACTCAAGAAATGGACGAATTCAAATCGAGCTTCAGTGGAGAACTCCTTGA